In the genome of Gemmatimonadota bacterium, one region contains:
- a CDS encoding ImmA/IrrE family metallo-endopeptidase: MLGEVVNRIRVAGIQVYRRPTIVIDVVRKLSLKALYLPDSKRILLDAALPEKKHRWNETHEIVHSLLPWHIDTMLGDNVATLSQDCHDQVESEANFGAGRLLFLQDRFREEARSLTPCIDAVKVLGTKFGNTISTTLHRFVELAGTDRPMVGMISDHPHVSRRRPNWNPLAPCRYFIQSPSFATKFSKITEVAMFRQVSAYCGGQSGGSLGEAEIMLADDLGDHHIFHFETFFNRYDALSLGMYLRPTPRQHFT; encoded by the coding sequence GTGTTGGGCGAAGTCGTAAATAGAATACGAGTCGCGGGTATTCAAGTCTACCGTAGACCCACAATAGTCATCGACGTTGTTCGTAAGCTCTCGCTCAAGGCGCTGTACCTTCCCGACAGCAAGCGCATCTTGCTCGATGCTGCACTTCCTGAGAAGAAACACCGATGGAACGAGACTCATGAGATAGTACACAGCCTGTTACCGTGGCACATCGACACAATGCTTGGCGACAACGTGGCCACGTTGTCGCAGGACTGCCATGACCAAGTTGAGTCTGAGGCGAACTTTGGCGCGGGGCGGTTGCTGTTCCTCCAAGACCGCTTCCGCGAGGAGGCACGCTCGCTGACCCCGTGTATCGATGCGGTGAAAGTTCTTGGAACGAAATTCGGAAACACGATCTCTACAACACTGCACCGCTTTGTGGAGCTTGCAGGGACAGATCGGCCGATGGTCGGCATGATCTCCGACCATCCCCATGTGAGTCGACGGCGTCCCAACTGGAATCCATTGGCTCCATGTCGCTATTTCATCCAGTCACCATCATTCGCGACGAAGTTCAGCAAGATCACCGAGGTGGCCATGTTTCGGCAGGTGTCTGCTTACTGCGGCGGGCAGTCGGGGGGCTCGCTCGGGGAGGCCGAAATCATGCTCGCGGACGACTTAGGAGACCATCACATTTTTCATTTTGAGACCTTTTTCAACCGCTATGACGCGTTGAGTCTCGGTATGTATCTCCGCCCGACCCCGAGACAGCATTTCACCTGA
- a CDS encoding helix-turn-helix transcriptional regulator gives MKHDITEEWCRRMAQLEAGAEVGAGVLARAPTALYAPPHTPPTHEDINPAFGRFVQLMRRRHGLTLEKLADDADVEVFELVGIEEDPRHKPQLRSVYQLASYFRVPQGALLQVSGLMAPDDAKLFNEAIRFAARSESVAALTREEQAALEAFVVILNERASPG, from the coding sequence ATGAAGCACGACATTACTGAAGAATGGTGCCGGCGAATGGCTCAGCTCGAGGCAGGCGCCGAGGTTGGAGCGGGTGTGCTTGCACGTGCCCCAACGGCTTTGTACGCCCCCCCTCATACACCGCCTACACATGAAGACATCAATCCGGCATTTGGGCGCTTTGTGCAGCTAATGCGGCGTCGTCACGGGCTTACCTTGGAGAAGCTCGCTGACGACGCTGACGTGGAAGTATTTGAATTGGTCGGCATTGAGGAAGATCCCCGGCACAAACCTCAGTTGCGATCGGTGTATCAGCTCGCATCCTACTTCCGAGTTCCACAGGGGGCACTTCTTCAGGTCTCCGGGCTAATGGCCCCTGATGACGCGAAACTGTTCAATGAGGCTATCCGATTTGCGGCCCGCTCGGAGTCCGTTGCAGCTCTAACGCGAGAAGAACAGGCCGCGCTTGAGGCATTCGTAGTCATATTGAACGAAAGGGCGAGCCCGGGATGA
- a CDS encoding GNAT family N-acetyltransferase, protein MTGGIPVSLWKLQSQEMVAAELFDNIGEAQIVDWKSEWLPAMLEGVQRLKKADANAREPQSSHWNWRKKAEALQNVLARRGFSLVCEGMTQGMMVVDTAVNRCRIDSQRGQHLVYVSYVEAAPWNQRLLYEPPRYSGVGSLLMRAAIDLSLEEGFKGRIGLHSLPQANDFYGTSCGMTDLGFDAEYRMRYFEMTSDQAHAFVAKGDQP, encoded by the coding sequence ATGACTGGAGGCATTCCGGTTTCGCTGTGGAAGCTGCAAAGCCAAGAAATGGTCGCGGCGGAGCTCTTCGACAATATTGGAGAGGCGCAAATTGTCGACTGGAAAAGCGAGTGGCTTCCGGCGATGCTCGAAGGGGTGCAACGGCTCAAGAAGGCGGATGCAAACGCGCGCGAGCCGCAGAGCAGCCACTGGAATTGGCGGAAAAAGGCGGAGGCGCTGCAAAACGTCCTAGCACGACGCGGATTTAGCCTTGTTTGCGAAGGAATGACTCAAGGCATGATGGTGGTCGATACGGCCGTGAACCGGTGTCGTATCGACAGCCAACGCGGCCAGCATCTTGTGTATGTTTCGTACGTTGAGGCCGCCCCTTGGAACCAACGCCTTTTGTACGAACCACCTCGCTATTCCGGTGTTGGATCTCTCCTAATGCGCGCCGCGATTGACTTGAGCCTGGAAGAGGGCTTCAAGGGGCGAATTGGGCTCCACTCACTTCCGCAAGCGAACGACTTCTATGGGACCAGCTGCGGCATGACCGATCTGGGATTCGACGCAGAATACAGGATGCGATACTTCGAGATGACTTCGGATCAGGCGCACGCCTTTGTTGCAAAGGGGGACCAACCATGA
- a CDS encoding transcriptional regulator has protein sequence MSAKKTMTLNLTDAEMLALETLCMKKDLTKTSVLRQALRLYQLVEVRLEAGEKLYFEHELTKDKAEVMML, from the coding sequence ATGTCAGCCAAGAAGACGATGACGCTCAATTTGACCGACGCGGAGATGCTTGCGTTGGAGACCCTTTGCATGAAGAAGGACCTGACCAAGACGTCAGTTCTGCGCCAGGCCCTTCGTCTCTATCAGCTAGTAGAGGTGCGGCTGGAAGCGGGGGAGAAGCTGTATTTCGAGCATGAACTCACGAAGGACAAGGCTGAAGTGATGATGCTATGA
- a CDS encoding putative metal-binding protein yields the protein MTTLSPDPTGVFNGGAHPATGRPFVCMRGSREYHAHPSHIAELWEGIRRSSAYDLGGILTQLWHAWQKGSG from the coding sequence TTGACGACTCTCTCGCCAGACCCTACCGGGGTTTTCAATGGCGGCGCTCATCCTGCAACGGGACGACCATTTGTCTGCATGCGTGGGTCCCGTGAGTACCACGCCCATCCGAGCCACATCGCGGAGTTGTGGGAGGGCATTCGGCGGAGCTCCGCATATGACCTTGGCGGCATTCTCACTCAACTTTGGCACGCATGGCAGAAAGGGAGCGGCTAG
- a CDS encoding ThiF family adenylyltransferase codes for MPEGSLNEKARRENSLALAAMLGVTEGRASELLGVSVLLTVDSKDSAGAQLADDIHRLISRTVRAVTFATDQDRFAVEIILGHSGARSEAPQLYVSMSTEAIVIDSNTQESVPNVNVHGLLRLIGACYVVAAALEIALQPELARPATSRRTVRFSELGVNLQDLESPIDLGHAYLAGAGAIGNAFLWATSRLNIRGTLDVVDDDVVSSGNLNRQVFFTDGDVGWPKSVRLVEHARGLLPELSLRAQICRLQDVPEKNTGPWLRRLVVAVDSRRARRQLQSELPGEVFDASTTDTREVIIHHNREPRNTACLECIYCANEAEYTREHHIADSLGISVDEVRRERVTDAAASLIADRFPTFKAEDIVGIAYDSLFKQLCGQALLRGPSGRAILAPFAFVSCLAGALLALEIVRRLAPGAPASDLNYWRVSAWTPPILRLQRVRTQNATCECCSNEDIARVRANLWGA; via the coding sequence GTGCCTGAAGGTAGTCTGAACGAGAAGGCGAGGCGAGAGAATTCCCTGGCGCTTGCTGCGATGCTCGGAGTCACAGAGGGTCGGGCTAGCGAACTGCTAGGGGTCTCTGTCCTGCTAACGGTGGACAGCAAGGACAGCGCGGGCGCACAACTGGCCGACGACATCCACAGGCTGATATCACGGACGGTAAGAGCTGTCACATTTGCGACTGATCAAGATCGATTCGCGGTAGAAATCATCCTCGGCCACTCGGGCGCCCGTAGCGAAGCGCCTCAGCTATATGTGAGCATGTCAACCGAAGCGATCGTAATTGACAGCAACACACAAGAATCGGTACCCAACGTCAACGTTCATGGATTGCTCCGGCTAATCGGAGCCTGCTACGTGGTAGCCGCTGCCTTGGAGATTGCCCTCCAACCCGAACTAGCCCGGCCGGCAACATCTAGGAGAACCGTAAGATTTTCGGAGCTCGGGGTAAACCTGCAGGATTTGGAGAGTCCAATCGATCTCGGGCACGCATACCTCGCCGGAGCCGGGGCAATCGGCAACGCGTTCCTCTGGGCGACCTCCAGACTCAACATTCGAGGAACACTTGACGTCGTGGACGACGACGTAGTGAGCAGCGGCAATCTGAACCGCCAAGTCTTCTTCACCGATGGTGACGTAGGCTGGCCGAAATCAGTACGCCTTGTCGAACACGCACGAGGATTGCTTCCCGAGCTAAGCCTCCGCGCTCAGATCTGCCGTTTGCAAGATGTCCCAGAAAAGAACACAGGGCCTTGGCTTCGGCGATTGGTAGTAGCTGTGGATAGTCGGCGGGCCCGGCGACAGCTCCAGAGTGAACTTCCCGGGGAAGTCTTCGACGCCTCAACAACTGACACACGCGAAGTCATCATTCATCACAATCGCGAGCCTAGGAACACCGCCTGCCTGGAATGCATCTACTGTGCGAACGAGGCCGAATACACTAGAGAACACCACATAGCCGATTCTCTTGGTATATCAGTCGACGAAGTTCGCCGCGAGCGTGTGACAGACGCGGCTGCATCATTGATTGCCGACAGGTTTCCCACTTTCAAGGCAGAAGATATAGTCGGCATTGCATACGACTCTCTGTTCAAACAGCTCTGCGGACAAGCACTGCTTCGGGGACCGAGCGGGCGAGCGATTCTTGCGCCCTTTGCTTTCGTATCCTGCCTCGCGGGCGCGCTGCTCGCGCTCGAGATTGTGCGACGCCTCGCTCCTGGGGCGCCCGCATCTGACCTCAACTACTGGCGAGTGAGTGCTTGGACTCCCCCGATCCTAAGGCTTCAACGCGTTCGAACACAAAACGCGACCTGTGAATGCTGTTCCAACGAAGATATCGCGAGGGTTCGGGCCAATTTGTGGGGGGCCTAG